The window tcggGTAATAAATGAGCTCATCACGGGACTTTTCTCCCTACATGTGGGTTTCTGTTCTTCCATTGATTGTTGTATTTGCTTtcaaagtgaataaataaattcatgttAATACTCTGTctctaaatataaaataactaCTGTTCTAGTCCAGACACGTCAGAAGAAAATCAGGTTCACACAGTCTTGAATTAAAACAGTCCAATTTTAGAAAACAGGATGACTCTGAATCAGCCTCCACCTGCAACAATCCTGATAGTTTGGTTCCGGCCTTGGAACATTGTTGGGTCCCACGTCCCCGCGTCATTTCCTCTTGTCTTTCTGTCGTCAACAAAATCCAAATGTCTAAATGTGAAGCTCACAGGTTCATGTGGGGGAAGagttgaaatgtgtgtttgcagctcagGATGAACCGATTCATCttaacttttattttccttGCAGACTCCGTCAGCTCACCCACTGTCTGCCATGATGAAAACCAGGCCCCGCGGTCCAAGGTCGTCCACATCGCCACAGCTCCTCCCAGCCCCGCTTCCTCAGTCAGCGTCGACGACCTGAGGGGAAGCGACAAGTCCTCCAtcagcaaacacagagacacGGCAGCGCCCGATGGAAGACGGTGGTGTAGCGGTCGGACACAGCGAGAGGCGTCATCCCGCCGGGCCACAACTCACCGCTGCGTCATATGTAGAAAAACTTTCCGCCACAGAGGGAACCTGGTAAAGCATGTGGAAACACACTCAGACAACCCAGAGAATCTCTGTGGAGTGTGTGGACAATATCTGAAGTGTATGGACGGTTTGTTGGACCATCTCAGGTCTCACAGAGAAAGCGCCAGTGAGAAGTGTGAGATCTGTGGGAAGTTGTTTCAGAACATGGAGACGCACATGAGGAGTCACACAGGAGTCAAACCATTCGGCTGCGATGTCTGCGGAAGAAGTTTTCCCCGACCTGGGGCGCTTAGGAGACACAAGAAGATCCACAGCAGGTGTGCCGTCGATGTCTGCCCAGTCTGTGGACTAACCTTCCCCCAAAACAAGCTACTCCAGGATCATCTGAAGATCCATGAAGACAACAATAGAGACcagagggaagaggaagagaaatcaGTGAATGACAAAAGGCGGGACTCTGGACCGGCCTCGCTTTGCTGCAGAGTCTGCGGTGATTCCTTCCACAGTCGAGGCTTCTTGAGGAAACACGCTGAGATGCACTGCAGGGAGTCTCAGACCATATGTGGTGTCTGTGGACAGCAGGTGGACTCACCTGACAGTCTGCTGACTCACCTGCAGTGTCACAGAGAGACCAGCGGAACCTGCAGCATCTGCAAGAAGAGTTTCCAAAACATGGAGACCCACATGCGAAGCCACACAGGGATCAAACCATACCCCTGTAGCGTCTGCAACAAAAGCTTCCCCCGACCTGGAGCGCTGAGGCGCCACAAGAAGATCCACAGTGGGGAGCGACCATACACCTGCCAGCACTGTGGGAAGTCCTTCATTGAGAGCAGTGCCTTAAAGACTCACAGCAGAAGTCATTCATGGGAGATCTACGGGGGCAAGGACCCCAAGCCTCCAGCGGACTCTCAGAACCATAAGTCTGAGACAGAGATGAGTCTGACTGAAAATGATAAGTTGACTCAGACTTCTAAGTGTTGTAAGGTCTGTGGGGAATCTTTTCAGAGTAAAGGCAGTTTGAGGAAACATGCTAAGATTCACACAGCAGAACCTGTGTGCGGTGTCTGCGGTGAAAGCGTACCACCATCAGAGACCCTGACAGACCACCTCCAGACTCACAGAGATGTCGGTAAAATCTGCCACATCTGTGGTAAAACATACCAGAATATTGAGACTCACATGAGGAGTCACACTGGTGTCAAACCGTACCAGTGCAGCATCTGCAGTAAATCCTTTCCACGACCTGGTGCTCTGCGACGCCACAAGAGGATTCATAGCGGGGAGCGACCGTACATCTGTGAGTTCTGCGGGAAGACATTTATTGATAATGGCGCCCTAACGACACACATCAGGAACCACACTGGAGAAAAACCAGTCCATCGCGTGTCCTGTGAGACCTGTGGGAAGAGCCTGGCATCAGTCCACGTCCTGGAGGTCCACAAGAGGATCCACACCGGCGAGAAGCCGTTCCAATGCCGCATTTGTGGGAAAGCCTTCAGGCAGGTGGGAGGGCTGAACGCACACATGCTGACCCACACTGGCGAGAAGCCGTTCAGCTGCAGTCTTTGCTACAAGAGCTTCAGCACCAAAGGGTACCTGGAAACCCATATCCGCTTCCACAAGAAGGAGCGAGCATTCAGCTGCCACCTGTGTTGGAAGGCGTTTGTCACCAAGAACGACCTGAAGAAACACCTGCTGACCCACTCcggagagaagccctatagtTGCCGGATCTGCGGGAAGAGCTACCAGGAGAAACGCTCGCGAGACGTCCACATGAAGGTCCACCAGGATGTTTGCACCAGCAAACAGCCAGTCAGCAGGGACGATGGTGTGCAGCCAGACTTCATTCAGCT of the Mastacembelus armatus chromosome 11, fMasArm1.2, whole genome shotgun sequence genome contains:
- the LOC113126140 gene encoding oocyte zinc finger protein XlCOF6-like is translated as MSLVPVPPRCALRALMEAVSEQLRRVREDVLGLLEKRSAGSASRGGRLLHLLRLLLTERLAAAAERIVGLVEREVEGYRRQLERQSRLLEAVLSPVVRLNRTDSVSSPTVCHDENQAPRSKVVHIATAPPSPASSVSVDDLRGSDKSSISKHRDTAAPDGRRWCSGRTQREASSRRATTHRCVICRKTFRHRGNLVKHVETHSDNPENLCGVCGQYLKCMDGLLDHLRSHRESASEKCEICGKLFQNMETHMRSHTGVKPFGCDVCGRSFPRPGALRRHKKIHSRCAVDVCPVCGLTFPQNKLLQDHLKIHEDNNRDQREEEEKSVNDKRRDSGPASLCCRVCGDSFHSRGFLRKHAEMHCRESQTICGVCGQQVDSPDSLLTHLQCHRETSGTCSICKKSFQNMETHMRSHTGIKPYPCSVCNKSFPRPGALRRHKKIHSGERPYTCQHCGKSFIESSALKTHSRSHSWEIYGGKDPKPPADSQNHKSETEMSLTENDKLTQTSKCCKVCGESFQSKGSLRKHAKIHTAEPVCGVCGESVPPSETLTDHLQTHRDVGKICHICGKTYQNIETHMRSHTGVKPYQCSICSKSFPRPGALRRHKRIHSGERPYICEFCGKTFIDNGALTTHIRNHTGEKPVHRVSCETCGKSLASVHVLEVHKRIHTGEKPFQCRICGKAFRQVGGLNAHMLTHTGEKPFSCSLCYKSFSTKGYLETHIRFHKKERAFSCHLCWKAFVTKNDLKKHLLTHSGEKPYSCRICGKSYQEKRSRDVHMKVHQDVCTSKQPVSRDDGVQPDFIQL